The genomic region AATAGAACCATCATTGGCAACAAGAAATTCACAAGTAGAGAGATAGAATTCTGCTTTCGCTGAATGGTTGAATTCAAGATTGAATCCCTTGAACTTTTCTTTCAGGTTATCATCAAAGCAACAGCATTCTGTTTCATACCAGTCGTTTTCAAGAAGTATATTGTCGAAAGCTTCCTGTACTTCAGCTTCATCAATGCAGTATAAGAATTTTCCCCCGTTATTCTTAAAATTGAGCATAAATCGCTCATCAGTAGGTAGTTTTACCTCTGGCATATATTTCCCGCGGTCTGCTTTCTCAGGCGTGTCCTGATCCTGCTCTGCTCTCGCCTTGGGATTAAGAAACCTTTTGAATAGATTCATGGGGTTGGGTTCTGATTCTTAGACATTTTATCAAAGTTAAAAAATCTGAAATTAACCCTTGTTCAATTTCAGATTTTTTAGCTATAGTTCTACACTACTTATTAACCGAATCCTGATCGAGGTGATCACTCGGTTTGGAAGCTGTATCATTAGAAGATATAGTTTCGTTTGAAACATCATTCCCCTCAGGCAGTGTATTTGTTTCTTTAACCGGTTTTCCAATTGGCTCTTCTCTTTCGTAAGGTCTTTTTCCGAAGATCTTTTCAAGATCATCTTTGAAGATCACTTCCTTGTCAAGAAGAATATCAGCCAGTTGAGATAGCTTGTCCTTGTGAAGTTCTAGAAGGTCAAGCGCACGTTTATATTGCTCTTCAATAAGATTTGAAATTTCCTTATCGATTAATTCTGAAGTTTTCTCACTGTAAGGCTTCGTGAAGTTGTATTCACCCTGTCCTGAACTATCGTAATAGGTAAGGTTTCCAACAGCATCATTTAAACCGTAAATGGTTACCATCGCTCTGGCTTGTTTTGTAACCTTTTCAAGATCACTAAGTGCTCCGGTAGATATCTTATTAAAAATAACTTTCTCTGCGGCACGACCACCAAGAGCAGCACACATTTCATCCAGCATTTGCTCTGGACGAACGATTAAACGTTCTTCCGGTAAATACCATGCTGCTCCAAGAGATTGTCCACGAGGGACGATAGTAACTTTAACCAGTGGGGCAGCATGTTCTAACATCCAGCTCACGGTTGCATGACCAGCTTCGTGGAATGCAATAGCTTTCTTCTCACTTGGAGTGATAATTTTATTCTTTTTCTCTAAACCACCTACGATTCTATCAACAGCATCTAGGAAATCCTGTTTTCCCACTGCTTTGTTTCCTTTACGAGCAGCGATCAAGGCCGCTTCGTTACAAACATTCGCAATATCTGCTCCAGAGAATCCCGGGGTTTGCTTAGCTAAGAATTCAGTATCAAGTTC from Christiangramia sp. OXR-203 harbors:
- a CDS encoding LUD domain-containing protein — encoded protein: MNLFKRFLNPKARAEQDQDTPEKADRGKYMPEVKLPTDERFMLNFKNNGGKFLYCIDEAEVQEAFDNILLENDWYETECCCFDDNLKEKFKGFNLEFNHSAKAEFYLSTCEFLVANDGSILISSNQIKERKLHDLPANFIILSSTSQLIDTIGEGLRGIKFKNKQQIPSNITTIKNFETQKEGDFMSYGSSTKNLYLLLLEDL